A stretch of the Cellulomonas sp. WB94 genome encodes the following:
- a CDS encoding glutamine synthetase family protein, giving the protein MDRQQEFVLRTVEERDIRFIRLWFTDVLGILKSVAIAPAELESAFTEGIGFDGSSIQGFTRVYEADMIARPDPTTFQILPWRGEHHGTARMFCDILTPDGEPSLADSRNVLKRALAKGSDQGFTFYTHPEVEFYLFESPADPHVPLVPVDSGGYFDHVPRGTAHDFRRAAITMLESMGISVEFSHHEAGPGQNEIDLRYADALTTADNIMTFRTVVKEVALEQGVFASFMPKPLQDKPGSGMHTHLSLFEGDRNAFHEAGAPLELSKVARSFIAGLLVHAAEITAVTNQFVNSYKRLWGGAEAPSFVCWGHNNRSALVRIPMYKPGKGNSSRIEYRAVDSATNPYLAFAVLLAAGLKGIEKGYELPEGAEDDVWELTEAERRALGIEPLPRSLGEAITVMETSELVAETLGEHVFDYVLRNKRQEWEQYRAQVTPYELERFLPVL; this is encoded by the coding sequence ATGGACAGGCAGCAGGAGTTCGTGCTCCGCACGGTCGAGGAGCGGGACATCCGCTTCATCCGTCTCTGGTTCACCGATGTGCTCGGGATCCTGAAGTCGGTCGCGATTGCCCCCGCCGAGCTCGAGTCGGCCTTCACCGAGGGCATCGGGTTCGACGGAAGCTCGATCCAGGGCTTCACGCGGGTCTACGAGGCGGACATGATCGCCCGGCCTGATCCGACGACGTTCCAGATCCTGCCGTGGCGCGGTGAGCACCACGGCACGGCACGGATGTTCTGCGACATCCTCACGCCCGACGGTGAGCCGTCGCTCGCGGACTCCCGCAACGTGCTCAAGCGCGCGCTCGCCAAGGGGAGCGACCAGGGGTTCACGTTCTACACGCACCCCGAGGTCGAGTTCTACCTGTTCGAGTCCCCGGCGGACCCGCACGTCCCGCTCGTGCCGGTCGACTCGGGCGGCTACTTCGACCACGTCCCGCGCGGCACCGCGCACGACTTCCGGCGCGCAGCGATCACCATGCTCGAGTCGATGGGGATCTCCGTCGAGTTCTCCCACCACGAGGCTGGCCCGGGGCAGAACGAGATCGACCTGCGGTACGCCGACGCGCTGACCACGGCCGACAACATCATGACCTTCCGCACGGTCGTCAAGGAGGTCGCGCTCGAGCAGGGCGTGTTCGCGTCGTTCATGCCGAAGCCGCTCCAGGACAAGCCGGGCTCGGGCATGCACACGCACCTGTCCCTGTTCGAGGGCGACCGCAACGCGTTCCACGAGGCGGGTGCGCCGCTCGAGCTGTCCAAGGTCGCACGCAGCTTCATCGCGGGCCTGCTCGTCCACGCTGCCGAGATCACCGCGGTCACCAACCAGTTCGTCAACTCCTACAAGCGGCTCTGGGGCGGCGCCGAGGCGCCGAGCTTCGTGTGCTGGGGGCACAACAACCGTTCGGCGCTCGTGCGCATCCCCATGTACAAGCCCGGCAAGGGCAACTCGAGCCGCATCGAGTACCGCGCGGTGGACTCCGCGACCAACCCGTACCTCGCGTTCGCGGTGCTGCTCGCCGCCGGACTCAAGGGCATCGAGAAGGGATACGAGCTGCCCGAGGGTGCCGAGGACGACGTCTGGGAGCTCACCGAGGCCGAACGCCGTGCGCTCGGGATCGAGCCGCTGCCGAGGTCCCTGGGGGAGGCCATCACGGTGATGGAGACCTCCGAGCTCGTCGCCGAGACGCTCGGGGAGCACGTCTTCGACTACGTGCTGCGCAACAAGCGCCAGGAGTGGGAGCAGTACCGGGCCCAGGTGACGCCGTACGAGCTCGAGCGGTTCCTGCCCGTCCTGTGA
- a CDS encoding bifunctional [glutamine synthetase] adenylyltransferase/[glutamine synthetase]-adenylyl-L-tyrosine phosphorylase: protein MSTGVEGAGRGGTFAGRLTRAGFADAARAERMFLDEPLAQACDDPAETLLGPLSDVADPDQALLALVKIAGAAGSDAANLAVLRGLLAEPGPGRDRLLAVIGASIALGDNLASHPDHLAVLADDAPATGVAAGAVRAELLEAVGADPEAAVPVASAAGAGSVDAMRRAYQRRLLRISASDLTSVDPLSRLPGVAAALADLAAAALEAALAIARADLDDHGVGVRIAVIGMGKCGGRELNYVSDVDVIYVAEPVDGVDEADALAVAARLAAGLARACSTASGEPALWPVDAALRPEGKNGPLVRTLASHRAYYERWAKTWEFQALLKARHLAGDEALGNEYVATVNPLVWSAVQRENFVEDSQAMRRRVEEHVPAAEADRQLKLGVGGLRDVEFTVQLLQLVHGRADEAIRSPNTLTALAALAAGGYVGRESAAQLAVCYRFLRALEHRIQLYRLRRTHLMPTAEVDLRRLARSVGMRADGAQGLEDRWRAVRRDVRHLHEELFYRPLLPATAQLSTEEASLAPDAARARLAAIGYRDPAGAMRHIAALTEGVSRRASIQRQLLPVMIGWFADGADPDSGLLAFRRLSDELGTTHWYLKLLRDSGTAAQRLARVLSTSRYAADALTRSPESVTWLAADDDLLPRSQERLSAEADAVLTRATEQVGAATILRALRRRELARTAVADVLGVVTGTSAALSLSTAADVVLAGALRIASVEVRNDRGLDADPTRLLVVAMGRLGGRELGYASDADVLFVHDPVPGADPTQAQEFALAVASLLRQLLGEVGPEPALEVDADLRPEGRNGPLVRSFDSYREYYGRWSSPWESQALLRARPVAGDQALGAAFTDLVAPLRYPVGGLDHAVVREVRRIKARVEAERLPRGVDPARHLKLGRGGVSDVEWTAQLLQLQHAHEVPALRTTATLEALSAAAGAGLLDAADAEALTAAWELASRLRDAIVLWTGRAGGAHADVLPHDRQALAGIARVVGYPPGSGGELEEHYLRTARRARAVVERVFYA, encoded by the coding sequence GTGAGCACCGGGGTCGAGGGCGCGGGACGAGGAGGCACGTTCGCGGGTCGGCTGACGCGGGCGGGCTTCGCCGACGCTGCGCGAGCCGAGCGCATGTTCCTCGACGAGCCGCTGGCCCAGGCGTGCGACGACCCGGCCGAGACGCTGCTCGGCCCGCTGTCGGATGTCGCCGACCCTGACCAGGCGCTGCTCGCCCTGGTGAAGATCGCGGGAGCGGCGGGCTCCGACGCGGCGAACCTCGCGGTGCTACGGGGGCTGCTGGCCGAGCCCGGCCCCGGTCGTGACCGGCTGCTCGCGGTGATCGGCGCCTCGATCGCGCTCGGCGACAACCTGGCCTCGCACCCGGACCACCTCGCGGTGCTGGCCGACGACGCCCCAGCCACCGGAGTCGCGGCCGGCGCGGTGCGTGCTGAGCTGCTCGAGGCCGTCGGCGCCGACCCCGAGGCGGCGGTGCCGGTCGCGAGCGCCGCGGGCGCAGGCTCGGTCGACGCGATGCGGCGGGCCTACCAGCGCCGGCTGCTGCGCATCTCCGCGAGCGACCTCACCTCCGTCGACCCGCTGTCGCGGCTCCCTGGCGTCGCCGCGGCGCTGGCCGACCTGGCCGCCGCAGCGCTCGAGGCGGCGCTCGCGATCGCGCGGGCTGATCTGGACGACCATGGCGTGGGTGTGCGGATCGCCGTGATCGGCATGGGCAAGTGCGGCGGCCGCGAGCTCAACTACGTGAGCGACGTCGACGTCATCTACGTCGCCGAGCCGGTGGACGGGGTCGACGAGGCGGACGCGCTCGCGGTCGCCGCGCGCCTGGCCGCGGGCCTGGCCCGTGCGTGCTCGACGGCTTCGGGGGAGCCTGCGCTCTGGCCGGTCGACGCCGCGCTGCGCCCCGAGGGCAAGAACGGGCCGCTCGTCCGCACCCTCGCGAGCCACCGCGCCTACTACGAGCGGTGGGCCAAGACCTGGGAGTTCCAGGCCCTGCTCAAGGCGCGCCACCTCGCGGGCGACGAGGCGCTGGGCAACGAGTACGTCGCGACCGTGAACCCGCTCGTGTGGTCCGCCGTCCAGCGTGAGAACTTCGTCGAGGACTCCCAGGCGATGCGCCGCCGCGTCGAGGAGCACGTGCCGGCGGCGGAGGCGGACCGCCAGCTCAAGCTCGGGGTCGGCGGGCTGCGGGACGTCGAGTTCACGGTGCAGCTGCTCCAGCTCGTCCACGGCCGCGCCGACGAGGCCATCCGCAGCCCCAACACCCTGACGGCGCTGGCTGCCCTCGCCGCGGGCGGCTACGTCGGGCGCGAGAGCGCCGCGCAGCTCGCGGTCTGCTACCGGTTCCTGCGGGCCCTCGAGCACCGCATCCAGCTCTACCGGCTGCGCCGCACCCACCTCATGCCGACCGCTGAGGTGGACCTGCGTCGGCTCGCGCGCTCGGTCGGCATGCGCGCCGACGGGGCCCAGGGCCTCGAGGACCGCTGGCGGGCGGTCCGACGCGACGTCCGCCACCTGCACGAGGAGCTCTTCTACCGGCCGCTGCTGCCCGCCACAGCGCAGCTGTCGACCGAGGAGGCCAGCCTCGCTCCCGACGCGGCGCGGGCCCGGCTCGCGGCGATCGGCTACCGCGACCCGGCGGGGGCCATGCGGCACATCGCGGCGCTCACCGAGGGGGTGTCGCGTCGTGCGTCGATCCAGCGTCAGCTGCTGCCCGTGATGATCGGCTGGTTCGCGGACGGCGCCGACCCCGACTCGGGCCTGCTGGCGTTCCGGCGGCTGTCCGACGAGCTCGGCACGACGCACTGGTACCTCAAGCTGCTGCGCGACTCGGGCACGGCCGCCCAGCGCCTCGCGCGCGTGCTGTCGACCTCCCGTTACGCCGCGGACGCCCTCACGCGGTCTCCCGAGTCTGTGACGTGGCTCGCTGCCGACGACGACCTGCTGCCGCGCTCGCAGGAGCGGCTGTCGGCCGAGGCCGACGCCGTGCTGACCCGTGCGACCGAGCAGGTGGGGGCCGCGACGATCCTGCGGGCGCTGCGACGCCGCGAGCTTGCGCGGACGGCCGTGGCCGACGTGCTCGGCGTGGTGACGGGCACGAGCGCGGCGCTGAGCCTGTCGACGGCGGCGGACGTCGTCCTTGCGGGGGCGCTGCGCATCGCGTCCGTGGAGGTCCGGAACGACCGCGGGCTCGATGCGGATCCCACGCGCCTGCTCGTCGTCGCGATGGGCAGGCTCGGCGGGCGCGAGCTCGGGTACGCGTCGGACGCCGACGTGCTGTTCGTGCACGACCCGGTCCCGGGCGCCGACCCGACGCAGGCGCAGGAGTTCGCGCTCGCGGTCGCGAGCCTGCTGCGTCAGCTGCTCGGCGAGGTCGGGCCTGAGCCCGCGCTCGAGGTGGACGCCGACCTTCGACCCGAGGGCCGGAACGGACCGCTCGTGCGCTCGTTCGACTCCTACCGCGAGTACTACGGGCGATGGTCGTCCCCGTGGGAGAGCCAGGCGCTGCTGCGGGCGCGGCCCGTCGCGGGTGACCAGGCGCTCGGCGCAGCGTTCACGGACCTCGTCGCACCGCTGCGGTACCCGGTGGGCGGCCTCGACCACGCCGTCGTGCGGGAGGTCCGGCGGATCAAGGCCCGCGTCGAGGCCGAAAGACTGCCGCGCGGCGTCGACCCCGCACGGCACCTGAAGCTCGGCCGGGGCGGCGTCTCGGACGTCGAGTGGACCGCTCAGCTGCTCCAGCTGCAGCACGCCCACGAGGTCCCGGCTCTGCGAACGACAGCGACGCTCGAGGCGCTCTCGGCCGCGGCCGGCGCGGGCCTGCTCGACGCGGCCGACGCCGAGGCCCTGACCGCCGCCTGGGAGCTCGCATCGCGGCTGCGCGACGCGATCGTGCTCTGGACCGGGAGGGCCGGGGGAGCGCACGCCGACGTCCTCCCGCACGACCGCCAGGCCCTCGCGGGGATCGCGCGCGTGGTCGGCTACCCGCCGGGATCGGGCGGCGAGCTCGAGGAGCACTACCTGCGCACCGCCCGGCGGGCGCGGGCCGTCGTGGAGCGCGTCTTCTACGCCTGA
- a CDS encoding LacI family DNA-binding transcriptional regulator, whose amino-acid sequence MDPQHRVTITDVAREAGVSVATVSKVINERYGVAAATGAKVRAVIETLGYESSLVARSLRSHHTNVIGILVADFEPFSAELLKGAAQAIRGAGYELLAYSAGGPAEELVGWERRYLSRLSGTLIDGAVLVTPTVVDAQYGTPVVAVDPHTGRSGMPTVDSDNLKGAMVATEHLLSLGHRRIGFLGGRPDLESARLREEGYRAALTAAGIPIDPELIRVGGYRPESAEEPAHALLTLPERPTAVFAANDLSAIRTMQVAQRLGLDVPGDVSVIGFDNVPESVLASPALTTIAQPIQEMGRHAVRMLLELLSGRELDMTHVTLPTELIVRQSSGPVPATVVAARG is encoded by the coding sequence GTGGATCCACAGCACAGAGTGACGATCACCGACGTCGCACGCGAGGCGGGCGTGTCGGTCGCGACTGTCTCGAAGGTCATCAACGAGCGGTACGGCGTCGCGGCGGCCACGGGCGCCAAGGTCCGCGCCGTCATCGAGACCCTCGGGTACGAGTCGAGCCTCGTCGCGCGCAGCCTGCGGAGCCACCACACCAACGTCATCGGCATCCTCGTCGCCGACTTCGAGCCGTTCAGCGCCGAGCTGCTCAAGGGCGCCGCCCAGGCGATCCGCGGCGCGGGGTACGAGCTGCTCGCCTACTCGGCCGGCGGACCCGCCGAGGAGCTCGTCGGCTGGGAGCGGCGCTACCTGTCCCGGCTCTCAGGCACCCTGATCGACGGCGCGGTGCTCGTCACGCCGACGGTCGTCGACGCGCAGTACGGCACGCCAGTCGTCGCCGTCGACCCCCACACCGGCCGCTCCGGCATGCCGACGGTCGACTCGGACAACCTCAAGGGGGCGATGGTCGCGACCGAGCACCTGCTGTCCCTCGGCCACCGCCGCATCGGGTTCCTCGGCGGGCGGCCCGACCTCGAGTCGGCCCGGCTCCGCGAGGAGGGCTACCGCGCGGCCCTGACCGCCGCGGGCATCCCCATCGATCCCGAGCTCATCCGCGTCGGCGGCTACCGGCCCGAGTCCGCCGAGGAGCCCGCGCACGCCCTGCTGACGCTCCCCGAGCGCCCGACGGCCGTGTTCGCGGCCAACGACCTGTCCGCGATCCGCACGATGCAGGTCGCCCAGCGCCTCGGCCTCGACGTGCCGGGCGACGTCTCGGTCATCGGCTTCGACAACGTGCCCGAGTCCGTGCTCGCGTCGCCGGCGCTCACCACGATCGCGCAGCCGATCCAGGAGATGGGTCGCCACGCCGTGCGGATGCTGCTGGAGCTCCTGTCCGGGCGCGAGCTCGACATGACCCACGTGACCCTGCCGACCGAGCTCATCGTCCGGCAGTCGTCCGGACCGGTGCCCGCCACGGTCGTCGCAGCGCGCGGCTGA
- a CDS encoding nucleotide-binding protein, whose amino-acid sequence MAESEVNTRSVFVVHGRNEALRKAMFDFLRSINLSPMEWSHAVQLTGEGSPYIGQVIDAALSSAVAIVVLITPDEIAYLQPQYGQGEGDPETKPAPQARPNVLFEAGMALGRDPRRTVLVEVGKVRPFSDVEGRHAIRLTNDLARRQELATRLETAGCEVDLKGTDWHTTGDFTAPPPPGEGLPLGRRLPSNTTIRKAIDFDVKHFDKGASRIDKLQIVNRGTETAFDVDVTLPDDASLQLNDFKPIAKIPGGGRSVTIDAISYRQSYGGSKRVDVFDVTISARSEAGESVVQEVFLDTNG is encoded by the coding sequence GTGGCCGAATCAGAAGTCAACACGCGATCCGTCTTTGTGGTTCACGGACGCAATGAGGCGCTTCGCAAGGCCATGTTCGACTTCCTGCGCAGCATCAACCTATCCCCGATGGAGTGGAGTCACGCCGTGCAGCTCACCGGCGAAGGCTCTCCCTACATCGGCCAGGTGATCGACGCCGCCCTCTCAAGCGCAGTCGCCATCGTCGTTTTGATTACGCCGGACGAGATCGCCTATCTTCAGCCGCAGTACGGCCAAGGAGAAGGCGATCCAGAGACGAAGCCCGCACCTCAGGCACGTCCCAATGTGCTCTTCGAGGCTGGAATGGCACTCGGCCGCGACCCGCGCCGCACGGTGCTCGTAGAGGTCGGGAAGGTCCGCCCGTTCAGTGACGTGGAGGGACGGCACGCCATTCGGCTCACCAACGATCTCGCCCGACGTCAGGAACTTGCCACACGTCTCGAAACAGCGGGCTGCGAGGTAGACCTCAAGGGCACCGACTGGCACACGACCGGCGACTTCACAGCGCCGCCGCCGCCTGGCGAGGGACTGCCCCTCGGCCGCCGGCTGCCATCGAACACGACTATCCGCAAGGCCATCGACTTCGACGTGAAGCACTTCGACAAGGGCGCAAGCCGGATCGACAAGCTGCAGATCGTGAATCGTGGCACCGAGACAGCGTTCGACGTCGACGTCACGCTTCCGGACGACGCTTCCCTGCAATTGAACGACTTCAAGCCGATCGCGAAGATCCCGGGCGGGGGGCGTTCCGTGACGATCGACGCGATCAGCTACCGCCAGAGCTACGGCGGCTCCAAGAGGGTAGACGTCTTCGACGTGACGATCAGCGCGCGAAGCGAAGCAGGCGAGAGCGTCGTCCAGGAGGTCTTCCTGGACACCAACGGGTGA
- a CDS encoding NPCBM/NEW2 domain-containing protein: MPTVTTSIAEPSLAATPYQGWNTYFGLGGTFTEAQVLSVADYLVSSGLARAGYNIVWLDGGWQASTPRGADGQLQGDPTRFPDGMAAVAAALHAKGLKAGIYTDAGPYMPDRCGLGSYGNYQTDANTFAAWGYDAVKVDFLCGIAANLDPQTVYTQFADALRHNSSGRPMIFNLCNPVTSPDWGNYPQSQQSTNSWSYAPQIAESWRTYTDVGFVNSIKYSDVLRNFDINARHPEAAGPGHWNDPDYLGPALGMTDEEFRSQLALWAISAAPLVIGSDPRTLDASALEALTNSDVLAVDQDTLGKQGVRVGPAGTTETWIKPLKDGSIAIALVNRGTSPAEISTTASAIGLGADRVALRDAWTHQVTESLDTISAEVPAHGVDLLIASTSTGMPLTPRVLVHAPTVTAVDGTSIAPTENVLVSGGSTVTATVTVENDGTTPAQDPQVQLSIPAGWTAAAQSTGPRTLANGEAAQYTFDIAVPTGAQVGTYSATAQVQFSSQRPDSTVTSPPLSLTVAPAPPSGTDVPLSHQPWVSATSGWMSPAIDQSVGGGNPIKVAGTVYPTGIGVASPSDIRYYLGGTCSRITGIVGIDDVVNNVGPEGGTATFSLVADGMTVWDSGVVARGTGVNFDVSLAGVRDLVLHVGDAGDGGYNDRADWAQPLITCS, encoded by the coding sequence GTGCCCACCGTGACGACATCGATCGCCGAACCGTCGCTCGCGGCGACGCCGTACCAGGGCTGGAACACCTACTTCGGACTCGGCGGGACCTTCACCGAGGCACAGGTGCTCTCGGTCGCGGACTACCTGGTGTCCAGCGGGCTCGCACGTGCTGGCTACAACATTGTGTGGCTCGACGGCGGCTGGCAGGCTTCCACGCCGCGCGGAGCGGATGGACAACTGCAGGGCGACCCCACGCGCTTCCCCGATGGGATGGCCGCCGTCGCCGCTGCCCTTCACGCGAAGGGACTGAAGGCCGGGATCTACACTGATGCCGGCCCGTACATGCCAGACCGGTGCGGCCTCGGCAGCTACGGTAACTACCAGACCGACGCGAACACGTTCGCCGCCTGGGGTTACGACGCCGTCAAGGTGGACTTCCTCTGCGGGATCGCAGCCAACCTCGACCCGCAGACGGTCTACACGCAGTTCGCGGACGCCCTACGGCACAACTCGAGCGGGCGGCCGATGATCTTCAACCTGTGCAACCCCGTCACCTCGCCGGACTGGGGCAACTACCCGCAGTCGCAGCAGTCGACGAACTCGTGGAGCTATGCCCCGCAGATCGCCGAATCGTGGCGCACCTACACCGACGTCGGATTCGTGAACTCGATCAAGTACAGCGACGTGCTGCGCAACTTCGACATCAACGCCCGCCATCCGGAGGCTGCCGGTCCTGGTCACTGGAACGACCCCGACTATCTCGGCCCGGCCCTCGGCATGACGGACGAGGAGTTCCGCTCGCAACTCGCGCTCTGGGCCATCTCGGCGGCCCCGTTGGTCATCGGAAGCGACCCGCGCACACTCGACGCCTCGGCGCTCGAGGCTCTGACCAACTCGGATGTCCTCGCGGTCGACCAGGATACCCTCGGCAAGCAGGGCGTCCGCGTAGGGCCAGCCGGCACAACCGAGACATGGATCAAGCCGCTCAAGGATGGTTCGATCGCGATCGCGCTGGTCAACCGCGGCACTTCCCCGGCAGAGATCTCGACCACCGCGTCGGCAATCGGTCTGGGCGCGGACCGGGTGGCCCTCAGGGACGCTTGGACGCACCAGGTGACCGAATCGCTCGACACCATCAGTGCGGAGGTCCCGGCCCATGGCGTCGACCTGCTCATCGCCTCGACGAGCACCGGCATGCCGCTGACGCCGCGAGTCCTTGTGCACGCCCCGACCGTGACCGCGGTCGACGGCACTTCGATCGCCCCGACCGAGAACGTCCTCGTCTCCGGCGGTTCGACCGTGACCGCCACGGTCACGGTCGAGAACGACGGGACGACTCCAGCGCAGGACCCGCAGGTGCAGCTGAGCATTCCTGCCGGATGGACAGCCGCTGCGCAGAGCACCGGCCCGCGAACCCTCGCGAACGGAGAGGCAGCGCAGTACACCTTCGATATCGCTGTGCCGACCGGCGCGCAGGTCGGCACATACTCCGCGACGGCCCAGGTGCAGTTTTCCTCACAGCGTCCTGACTCGACGGTCACCTCGCCGCCGCTCTCGCTGACGGTCGCCCCGGCGCCGCCGTCGGGCACGGATGTGCCGTTGTCGCATCAGCCGTGGGTTTCCGCCACCAGCGGCTGGATGAGCCCGGCGATCGACCAGAGCGTCGGCGGAGGCAACCCGATCAAGGTGGCGGGCACGGTCTACCCGACTGGCATCGGCGTGGCCAGCCCGTCCGACATCCGCTACTACCTCGGTGGAACGTGCTCGCGGATCACCGGCATCGTTGGCATCGACGATGTGGTGAACAACGTCGGTCCAGAGGGCGGCACCGCCACGTTCTCGCTGGTGGCCGACGGCATGACGGTATGGGACAGCGGGGTTGTGGCCCGGGGTACCGGCGTCAACTTCGATGTGTCGCTGGCGGGCGTTCGGGATCTCGTCCTCCACGTCGGCGACGCCGGTGACGGAGGCTATAACGACCGGGCCGACTGGGCGCAGCCGCTGATTACCTGCAGCTGA
- a CDS encoding alpha-galactosidase: MTGTEASAVLLRGGGTSVVVEITDGRLPRILHWGEDLGPLTEQELVSVVSGSRPAVGDSQVTYPQPVPVLPQLAEGWLGRPGLGGDTAGTRWAPLFRRATHSVERDASCDRLVTVARDVEYALSVRIEIEVLVASGLVRQRAALTNDGDRVYRVHHLELALPVPPEADEVLDTSGRWSLERRPQRREFSVGEWARTSRGGKPGLEHTLLLAAGQHGFGFRSGRVWAMHLAWSGNQTLAAERTPAGTRHLVAGEDLLPGEVALERGQTYVSPWQYGSWGDGLDEVASRFHRHLRARSPRSPRPVVVNTWEAVYFRHDLAVLQRFAARAAEVGAERFVLDDGWFVGRRDDTTSLGDWDVDPQVWPAGLGPLVDTVQRLGMDFGLWFEPEMVSLDSQLARAHPEWIFDAGHGVGLPSRYQHVLDLGHPDAYAHVLEKISALVRRYSIAFIKWDHNRYLLDAGHTPTGGAGVRRQVGQVYRMMDELKQRHPGLEIETCASGGGRVDLGILERTDRVWPSDCNDPHERLEIQRWTGLLVPPELQGTHIGAEESHTTRRVHPLAYRAEKAIWGNLGVEVDLLGADAEERAAIGAWVAFHKNHRAKLHSGTAVHADLADPALRLEGVVAPDRSWALYAFSVVERPTTWPPGRVLLPGLDDELLYRVVLAGPEASAAQSVPHPPWLDDGIALRGRVLRTVGFQAPLLDVDRSVLFEVTSTGPSTES; the protein is encoded by the coding sequence GTGACGGGGACCGAAGCGTCCGCGGTGCTGCTTCGCGGCGGCGGCACAAGCGTGGTTGTTGAGATCACTGACGGTAGGCTCCCGCGGATCCTGCACTGGGGTGAGGATCTCGGGCCGCTGACGGAACAAGAGCTCGTTTCCGTTGTGAGCGGTTCACGACCGGCCGTCGGCGACAGCCAGGTCACCTACCCGCAGCCTGTGCCGGTTCTGCCACAGCTCGCCGAGGGCTGGCTCGGGCGCCCGGGGCTCGGCGGGGACACCGCCGGGACGCGCTGGGCGCCGCTCTTCCGCCGCGCCACGCACTCGGTCGAGAGAGATGCGTCGTGCGACCGCCTGGTGACCGTCGCGCGCGACGTCGAGTACGCCCTGAGTGTGCGGATCGAGATCGAGGTCTTGGTCGCGAGCGGGCTGGTCCGGCAAAGGGCGGCCCTGACCAACGACGGCGACCGCGTCTATCGTGTCCACCACCTCGAGCTTGCCCTTCCCGTCCCTCCTGAGGCCGATGAGGTGCTCGACACGAGCGGACGCTGGTCGCTCGAACGCCGCCCACAGCGGCGGGAGTTCTCGGTGGGCGAATGGGCACGCACCTCGCGAGGCGGCAAACCCGGGCTGGAGCACACACTCCTCCTCGCGGCCGGACAACACGGTTTCGGTTTCCGCTCGGGCCGGGTTTGGGCGATGCATCTGGCGTGGAGCGGCAACCAGACGCTCGCCGCCGAGCGCACCCCAGCGGGCACCCGTCACCTTGTGGCGGGTGAGGATCTGCTCCCGGGCGAGGTCGCTCTCGAGCGCGGCCAGACGTACGTGTCTCCCTGGCAGTACGGGTCCTGGGGCGATGGTCTCGACGAGGTTGCCTCACGTTTCCACCGACACCTCCGCGCGCGCTCGCCGCGCTCGCCGCGACCTGTGGTGGTCAACACCTGGGAGGCGGTCTATTTCCGCCACGACCTTGCGGTCCTGCAGCGATTCGCCGCGCGGGCTGCCGAAGTCGGAGCGGAGCGGTTTGTCCTGGACGACGGCTGGTTCGTTGGGCGACGCGACGACACCACATCGCTCGGCGATTGGGACGTCGATCCCCAGGTGTGGCCAGCGGGCCTCGGGCCGCTCGTCGATACCGTGCAGCGTCTGGGGATGGACTTCGGCTTATGGTTCGAGCCCGAGATGGTCAGCCTGGATTCGCAGCTGGCGCGTGCGCACCCGGAGTGGATCTTCGACGCAGGGCACGGCGTCGGCCTGCCCTCCCGCTACCAGCACGTGCTCGACCTCGGCCACCCCGACGCGTACGCGCACGTTCTGGAGAAGATCTCGGCTCTCGTGCGCCGCTATTCGATCGCCTTCATCAAGTGGGATCACAACCGGTATCTGCTCGACGCCGGCCACACCCCGACCGGAGGCGCCGGTGTCCGCCGCCAGGTCGGGCAGGTGTATCGAATGATGGACGAACTGAAGCAGCGGCATCCGGGCCTCGAGATCGAGACCTGTGCCAGCGGCGGTGGCCGCGTCGACCTCGGCATCCTCGAACGAACCGACCGAGTGTGGCCCAGCGACTGCAACGACCCGCACGAGCGACTGGAGATCCAGCGCTGGACAGGTTTGCTGGTGCCTCCGGAGCTCCAGGGCACGCACATCGGTGCGGAGGAGTCCCACACCACGCGGCGCGTGCATCCGTTGGCGTACCGGGCGGAGAAGGCGATCTGGGGGAACCTCGGAGTGGAGGTTGACCTCCTCGGTGCCGACGCAGAGGAGCGCGCCGCGATCGGCGCCTGGGTTGCTTTCCACAAGAACCACCGTGCCAAGCTCCACTCGGGCACAGCGGTGCATGCGGACCTCGCCGATCCGGCTCTGCGACTGGAAGGTGTCGTTGCCCCAGACCGATCGTGGGCGCTCTATGCCTTCTCCGTCGTCGAGCGCCCGACCACATGGCCGCCCGGTCGCGTGCTCCTGCCCGGCCTGGATGATGAGCTCCTCTATCGTGTCGTGCTCGCCGGGCCGGAGGCGAGCGCGGCGCAGTCAGTCCCCCATCCGCCGTGGCTGGACGACGGCATCGCGCTGCGTGGCCGGGTGTTGCGAACCGTCGGGTTCCAGGCACCCTTGCTCGACGTCGATCGATCAGTGCTGTTCGAGGTGACTTCCACCGGTCCCAGTACCGAATCATGA